One window of the Anaeromyxobacter dehalogenans 2CP-C genome contains the following:
- a CDS encoding NAD-dependent epimerase/dehydratase family protein, translating into MRAVTGAAGFLGREIVRSLLRQGVDRIRCLVRPGTAPARLAIPEGEARGAAVEVVPCRLDDPAALRQALAGVRVLYHAAAAKKGAPAALVQATVVASDHVFRAALEARVERVVLVSSFGAMGVAALPSGALVDEDAPLEPAPEARDAYSFAKQRQEALAWRYARRDGLPLAVIRPGVIIGAGQEILGTRIGLPVLGLYLHLGGRNPVPLTWVENCADAIALAGTAPGAAGRALCVVDDDLPTAGALLDRYRREVAPLRVVRVPYPMLRVLARANAWYAERTEGHLPALLTPYKVASTWKRQRFSNARARAVLGWAPRVAMREALDRTFAALAAGPGRPVRLTPARPATARAAAAAEVAP; encoded by the coding sequence GTGAGGGCGGTCACCGGCGCGGCCGGGTTCCTGGGGCGCGAGATCGTGCGGAGCCTGCTGCGGCAGGGCGTGGACCGGATCCGCTGCCTGGTGCGGCCCGGCACCGCGCCCGCGCGGCTGGCGATCCCGGAGGGCGAGGCGCGCGGCGCGGCCGTCGAGGTGGTCCCGTGCCGGCTCGACGACCCGGCCGCGCTGCGGCAGGCGCTCGCGGGCGTGCGCGTCCTCTACCACGCCGCCGCCGCGAAGAAGGGGGCGCCCGCGGCGCTGGTGCAGGCCACCGTGGTCGCGTCCGACCACGTGTTTCGCGCCGCCCTGGAGGCGCGCGTCGAGCGGGTGGTGCTGGTGAGCTCGTTCGGCGCCATGGGCGTCGCGGCGCTGCCGAGCGGCGCGCTGGTGGACGAGGACGCGCCGCTCGAGCCCGCGCCGGAGGCGCGCGACGCCTACTCCTTCGCGAAGCAGCGGCAGGAGGCGCTGGCGTGGCGGTACGCGCGCCGCGACGGCCTGCCGCTCGCGGTGATCCGGCCCGGCGTCATCATCGGCGCCGGCCAGGAGATCCTCGGGACGCGGATCGGCCTGCCCGTGCTCGGCCTCTACCTGCACCTCGGGGGCCGCAACCCGGTCCCGCTCACCTGGGTCGAGAACTGCGCCGACGCGATCGCGCTGGCCGGCACCGCGCCGGGCGCGGCGGGCCGGGCGCTGTGCGTGGTGGACGACGATCTCCCCACCGCCGGGGCCCTGCTCGACCGCTACCGCCGCGAGGTGGCGCCGCTGCGCGTGGTGCGGGTGCCCTACCCAATGCTGCGCGTCCTCGCGCGCGCGAACGCCTGGTACGCCGAGCGGACCGAGGGCCACCTGCCGGCGCTGCTGACGCCGTACAAGGTCGCGAGCACCTGGAAGCGGCAGCGCTTCTCCAACGCGCGGGCCCGCGCCGTGCTCGGCTGGGCGCCGCGCGTGGCCATGCGCGAGGCGCTCGACCGCACGTTCGCGGCGCTCGCCGCCGGACCGGGCCGCCCGGTGCGGCTCACGCCCGCGCGCCCGGCGACCGCCCGGGCCGCGGCCGCCGCGGAGGTGGCGCCGTGA
- a CDS encoding glycosyltransferase translates to MSAAKVLVFQNRFLLGGQERQTVLNVRTMDRSRWEPVVACLHLEGEHLDDLAREGVRPVLFDVGRRMLRPNTAWQVSRIARFVREQGIALVHAQDIYTNVLGSLAARLAGVPVIVTRVDLGHHITGYRRPLTRLACLRADRVLVNAMCIRDLVIREGVEPDRVAVVRNGVDLAALDRAARELPDPGLPEGAWIANVANMHHPVKGQTDLLVAFREVLREHPSARLALVGDGVRRPLLERLAGQLGVAARVHFLGFRRDAPAVLARCAAAASSSHAEGISNAILEAMAQRLPVVATAVGGSPELVRDGTTGWLVPPGSPGALARRLCDALADRERARRMGARGRALVEREFELGQMRLGYDALYEELAGWRVPRLIAGTA, encoded by the coding sequence GTGAGCGCGGCCAAGGTGCTCGTGTTCCAGAACCGGTTCCTGCTCGGCGGGCAGGAGCGGCAGACCGTCCTGAACGTGCGGACCATGGACCGGAGCCGCTGGGAGCCGGTGGTCGCGTGCCTGCACCTCGAGGGCGAGCACCTGGACGACCTGGCGCGCGAGGGCGTCCGGCCGGTGCTGTTCGACGTGGGGCGGCGGATGCTCCGCCCCAACACCGCCTGGCAGGTCTCGCGCATCGCGCGGTTCGTGCGCGAGCAGGGCATCGCGCTGGTGCACGCCCAGGACATCTACACGAACGTGCTCGGCTCGCTCGCCGCGCGGCTGGCCGGCGTGCCGGTGATCGTGACGCGGGTGGACCTCGGGCACCACATCACCGGCTACCGCCGCCCGCTCACCCGCCTCGCCTGCCTGCGCGCCGACCGGGTGCTCGTGAACGCGATGTGCATCCGGGACCTCGTGATCCGGGAGGGCGTCGAGCCCGACCGCGTGGCGGTGGTGCGCAACGGCGTGGACCTGGCCGCGCTCGACCGCGCCGCGCGCGAGCTGCCGGATCCCGGCCTGCCCGAGGGCGCGTGGATCGCGAACGTCGCGAACATGCACCATCCGGTGAAGGGCCAGACCGACCTGCTGGTCGCGTTCCGGGAGGTGCTCCGCGAGCACCCGTCGGCGCGCCTCGCGCTGGTCGGCGACGGGGTGCGGCGGCCGCTGCTGGAGCGCCTCGCGGGCCAGCTCGGCGTCGCCGCGCGCGTCCACTTCCTCGGCTTTCGCCGCGACGCGCCCGCCGTGCTCGCGCGCTGCGCCGCCGCGGCCTCGTCCAGCCACGCCGAGGGGATCTCCAACGCGATCCTGGAGGCCATGGCCCAGCGGCTGCCGGTGGTGGCCACCGCCGTGGGCGGCTCGCCGGAGCTGGTGCGCGACGGGACGACCGGCTGGCTCGTGCCGCCCGGCTCCCCCGGCGCGCTGGCCCGCCGCCTCTGCGACGCGCTCGCCGACCGGGAGCGCGCCCGCCGCATGGGCGCGCGCGGGCGGGCGCTCGTGGAGCGCGAGTTCGAGCTCGGGCAGATGCGGCTCGGCTACGACGCGCTCTACGAGGAGCTGGCCGGCTGGCGCGTGCCCCGCCTGATCGCCGGCACCGCGTGA
- a CDS encoding sugar transferase, with amino-acid sequence MRLIDLAALALALPLAFEIYRELFRPDALEAVSLDRYWLALVVVMLLWSAGAWIYQVYEAGPGSLSDDLRRIARALMAVALVMFTLVFLAKEQESVSRLLAVLYFAVAFPLLAIARSVHRAVARAAGTRAGRVRYYAVVGSGDVAEEIIETIRAHPEWGMRLAGYVLEEGAVAASPDCVILGRLGNLARILEDHVLDDVVFAVPRERLSAVEDAVRTCEEQGVGALISLDVLRFGYSRMAVGDMDGLPMLALSRTPSDQIALAAKRAFDIGVSAAVLLLLSPLLLGVMIAIRLDSRGPIFFRQRRVGVHGRVFNILKFRSMYVDAEARLEALRAHNEMSGPVFKMKNDPRVTRIGRFIRRTSLDEFPQFWNVLRGEMSVVGPRPPLPSEVRQYKRWQRRRLSVKPGITCIWQISGRNDIDFDRWMELDLQYIDEWSLWNDVRICLKTIPAVLGARGAQ; translated from the coding sequence CTGGCTCGCGCTCGTCGTCGTGATGCTGCTGTGGTCGGCCGGCGCCTGGATCTACCAGGTGTACGAGGCGGGCCCGGGCTCGCTCTCCGACGATCTCCGGCGCATCGCCCGCGCGCTCATGGCGGTCGCGCTGGTGATGTTCACGCTCGTGTTCCTGGCGAAGGAGCAGGAGTCGGTGTCGCGGCTGCTCGCGGTGCTGTACTTCGCGGTGGCGTTCCCGCTGCTCGCCATCGCGCGCTCCGTGCACCGCGCGGTGGCGCGCGCCGCGGGCACGCGCGCCGGGCGGGTCCGCTACTACGCGGTCGTCGGCTCGGGCGACGTGGCGGAGGAGATCATCGAGACGATCCGCGCGCACCCGGAGTGGGGCATGCGGCTCGCGGGCTACGTGCTCGAGGAGGGCGCGGTCGCGGCCAGCCCGGACTGCGTCATCCTGGGCCGCCTGGGCAACCTGGCCCGCATCCTCGAGGACCACGTGCTCGACGACGTGGTGTTCGCGGTCCCGCGCGAGCGGCTGAGCGCGGTGGAGGACGCGGTCCGCACCTGCGAGGAGCAGGGCGTGGGCGCGCTCATCTCGCTCGACGTGCTCCGGTTCGGCTACTCGCGCATGGCGGTCGGCGACATGGACGGCCTGCCCATGCTGGCGCTGTCGCGCACGCCGTCCGACCAGATCGCGCTGGCGGCGAAGCGCGCGTTCGACATCGGGGTGAGCGCGGCGGTGCTGCTGCTGCTCTCGCCGCTGCTCCTGGGCGTCATGATCGCCATCCGGCTCGACTCGCGCGGCCCCATCTTCTTCCGCCAGCGCCGCGTGGGCGTCCACGGCCGCGTCTTCAACATCCTCAAGTTCCGGAGCATGTACGTGGACGCGGAGGCGCGGCTCGAGGCGCTCCGCGCGCACAACGAGATGTCCGGCCCGGTCTTCAAGATGAAGAACGATCCGCGGGTGACGCGCATCGGCCGGTTCATCCGCCGGACCTCGCTCGACGAGTTCCCGCAGTTCTGGAACGTGCTGCGCGGCGAGATGAGCGTGGTGGGCCCGCGCCCGCCGCTCCCCTCGGAGGTGCGCCAGTACAAGCGCTGGCAGCGGCGCCGCCTCTCGGTGAAGCCGGGGATCACCTGCATCTGGCAGATCAGCGGCCGGAACGACATCGACTTCGACCGGTGGATGGAGCTCGACCTCCAGTACATCGACGAGTGGTCGCTCTGGAACGACGTGCGCATCTGCCTGAAGACCATCCCGGCCGTGCTCGGCGCCCGCGGCGCCCAGTGA